Genomic DNA from Brevinematales bacterium:
GCAGGAATTTATTCTTGCTCAGGAACGGGGTAAAGAACGATTTCTTCAGACTGTCAGCGAACTCAACATGGCATTTGCTTTATCGGTTCCGCACGAAAAAGCCATCGCAATCAGGGATGATGTCGGCTTTTTTCAGGCTATTCGTTCGGCTTTAGCTAAAACAACCCCCGGTTCTGGTAAAACGGAAGAGGACTATGACCATGCGATAAAACAGCTTGTGTCACAAGCCGTATCGAGCGATAAGGTGATCGATATCTTCGAGGCGGCCGGATTAAAGAAGCCTGATCTGTCAATATTATCTGAAGAGTTTCTATCCGAAGTCAGGGGATTAAAGCATAAGAACCTTGCCGTCGAACTCCTGAAGAAGCTTCTGAATAACGAGATCAAGCAGCATTTTAAAAAGAATATCGTGCAGGCTCGTTCTTTCCTTGAACTTCTTGAGAAATCCATCAAGGCCTACCAAAACCGCGCCATTGAAACTGTTGAAGTTATTGAAGAACTGATCAAACTGGCAAAGGATATTAATAAAGCGGAGCAACGAGGGGAGGAACTCGGTTTAACCGATGATGAGGTTGCCTTCTATGACGCGCTGGAAACGAATGACAGTGCGGTGCAGGTTCTTGGTGATGAAACATTGAAACATATCGCACAGGAGCTTGCGGAGTCGATCCGGAAAAACGCGAGTATCGATTGGAATGTTCGCGCAAACGTGCGTGCAAAGTTGCGGGTTATGGTAAAAAGGATTCTGCGTAAGTATGGATATCCGCCGGATAAGCAGGAAAAGGCAACGGAAACAGTTCTTGAGCAAGCGGAATGTTTAGCAATTGGACTTATTGTTTAACTCTATATTACTATCAATAGATATGGAGGTTTTTATGGTATTCCTCTATGGTAAAATTAAATGGCTGGTATGACCAAAGTCGAGCGTTTGGCGATGAGCGCGTTTATCAAATACCCAAAGCTATATCGGGTTTTTGAGGAATGGGCGATTTGGATGATTATCCGGATATGAATGATTTTGAGCTTTAAAAATTTAACTTAGCATAATTCAGCTTTTGATTCATTTTTTACAATTATTCAAAGGAGTAATTCCATCGCATCTTTTTCTGTTGCCTAAAAATTTATTTTATGGATATAGCATTATTGTTGCACTTTGAACATCATATATGGCATACTTTTAAAGTAGGAGACGTTTATGCTGTAAGAATTACTATTTCTTCCGCATGAAGTATAATAGGAATTTTTTCAAATAAGCGGAACTGATGATTGAATGCCTGAGCATTTTTAAAAATGACGGTAACTTTGCGAGTTCTTCAAACTTTAGAAATGTATTACTTTACATAATTCAGCTTATCGACAGGATTTTTGTAATTCCTTTTGTACTATATATCACATCCTTTACACTTTTCCTATTTTTATCCAGTTTTTTGCTTGGGTGAAAAAGGAGCTGGTATATTTTTAGTATTCTTTATATTTTTTTATTATGAGTCTTTTAATGAATGATACTATTTCTTATTTACTTACTTTCTTATTTTCCCCTACCTTATTTATATATAGGATTAGGCGTTAGATTAAAATATTATGAGTTATTTAATGTCTATTATGAGGGTTCTAATGGTTATTATGAGTAAGTTAATGTGAAATATGAGTTTCCTAATGAATCAATTATGAGAGATCTAATGCCTTAATATGAGAAATATAATGTTTAAATATGAGAGATATAATGCTGTTTTATGAGTTTTATAATGCGAGACCGAATTTTATGAAACGGACATAGATTACTTGGGTATTTATAGAGTATATCAATTATGAGTTTTGTAATGCGTATTATGAGTTTTATAATGCAATGTAATCCTGAATCTTGGATTATTTATAGCCATTATATAGTAATTATTATTAGCTTAGATACTTCAATTATACAGAATTCAGCAGAAATATCGGAAGGAATAAAGAAAAGCGTATATTAACCTTCATAAAAGTAATAAAATCGCCTCAATGTGAGGTTAGTTATAATGCAAACATTTACTATGAGTTTTATAATGCGCTTTTTACCTCATAATAAAGTAATATAAATTCTACCTACTACTATGAGTTAATATTGACAATACTCATAGAATATGATAAAATATTGAAAATAAAAAAGCGGTGCCCTTATGCCGAGAAAAGACCCAAAGAAATACCTCGTCAGACAATCCAATACTCTATCGTTCTCAAGACATAATCTGAACGCATTGGAAAAGCGTATCGTCTATCTTCTTATTTCAAAGATAAAACAGGAAGATAAGAAATTTCAGGACTATGTGTTTACGGTCAAGGAGCTACTTGAAGGTATTGAAATCGGCGCGGATAATCACACCTACTTAAAAGAAACCACTGAAAGCCTGCTTTCCAAGGTTTATCAGATTCCCACCGAAGACGGCGGACTATTACAGGTCTCCCCTATCAGCAGCGCCGAGTATGATAAGAATAATACCACAGTGACATTTAGTTTCGATCCGAAAGTGAAACCGCACTATCTGGAACTGAAGCAGAATTATACTCAGTTCCAACTGAATATCGTAATTGGATTAAAAAGTGTTTATTCCCAGAAGCTCTATGAGATGGCCAAGAGTATTGCGAATAAAGGTGATCCTACGGTTAGGTACAGCATAGCCGAATGGCGTTATCTGCTATTTATCGAACCGGAGGAGTACAAATTCTACGCGGATATGCGGCGTTATGTATTCCAGATCGCCCAGAGGGAGCTCGACGAGAAAACTGATATTCATATCGAATTTAAGGAAGAAAAGGCCGGTAAGCGCGTGAACTGGCTCTGGATGGAAGTCCACAAGATCGAGAACGAGGAACAGCGTCAGGCGTGGATCCGCCAGACGAAATTCAACCAACTCCCCAAAAAGGTGCGGGAAAGCCTTCTACAGAGCTCTGGAGCAACAGAAAAGAGCACTCTCGACGACGTTGCCGCGAATGTTGCCGCCCGTCAAAAGGCGATCGCCGAAGCCGAGGAGATGGGCTTGTTCGATAAGAAGACCGATACCCCTACCCCGGATGACGAATCGAATGAGGAATAAAACAATAGCTTTCCTAAGAAGGCTATAAAGATTTACATAGAATTACAATACTTGACAGTAAACTATCGAAAATTTAAAATATATTGTTTTTGTATAAAAAATAGTTTATCAGAGGCATAATACAATGGAAAAAAAGACACTATTATTGATAAATGTTCTCGATATTGCTCCAAATCCTCATAACCCCAGATTAGTATTTAATCAAGATGATTTGAATGATTTAAAGCAATCAATTAGTAAGGTAGGAATATTAGTTCCTATTACAGTTTATGAAAATACTAAAAATTATCCAAAAGAAAAGTATGTTCTTTTAGATGGAGAAAGAAGATGGAGATGTGCAAAAGAACTAGGAATGAATTCAATCCCTGCTAATATAATTGATGAACCAGAAGATGTAACTCAAAACATTTTATTTATGTTTAATATACATCATTTTAGAACAGAATGGGAGTTGTTTCCTACAGCTTTAAAACTTGAAATATTAATTAATCAATTAGCAACTGAAAGTGAAAAGATACTTTCCGAATTTACTGGCGTAAATAAATCCACAATAAAAAAATGTAAGATGCTATTGTGGTATCCAAAAAAATATAGAAATATACTTATGGAAAAGACGCCCGTAGTATCAACTTATTTTTTTATTGAATTGTACCCCATTGTTTATCGGTTAAGTTTTGAAGATGAATTTTTGTATGGAGAAAAACTTGAATCACTAATAGATAGTTTTATTAATATTTTTGTAAAAAAAGACATAATAATTGATGTAAAAGAATTCAGAGAGATCAGAAAAGCTCTTGCATATTATGATAATATAAATGATATTAAGACTTTTAATAATAAACTTAATGAATTTATTCGAAATCCAATTAATGGAGTACAAATATTTATTTTACCTGAAATTGAAAATGATATTAACAGAAAAAACATATTAAAATATTTAGCCTATTTGAATGAAAATATGAAAAAAGTTAATCCTGAAATTATAAGTGATTATTATTTTAAAGATCAATTAGAAATTTTATTGGATAATCTAAAAACATTATATGATAAAATAGATTGAGGTACTATTGAAGCAATTGTTAATTATCCTTCTTTATCTATTTAAACTTCGTAATTTTGAGGATCAGTTTATGAAGTTTAAATATTATACAAAATATAGATTACTTAAATGGTCAATAAGGAATAATTTATCTATTTGTTTAACTTTAAAAATTTTTAATAATATTAATTTTTATGATAATATTAGAATAAATACCATTCTAACTAATTATATTAATTGTCATAAAGATGTGTTTATTAATAATGATACATATATAACAAGTTTTGGAGAAACAGCAAAAAGTGGTTTTTATATACTAAGTGAAATACGAAATAAATTCTCTAGAAATTCCTTAAACTTTATAGAATCGTGGCAAATACCAACCCTTCCCAAAAACAGCATAATAATTCTTGTAGATGATATTATTGGTACAGGAAAGCAATCAGAAAAGTATATTAAAGAAAAATTATTTCAAATAA
This window encodes:
- a CDS encoding replication initiation protein — encoded protein: MPRKDPKKYLVRQSNTLSFSRHNLNALEKRIVYLLISKIKQEDKKFQDYVFTVKELLEGIEIGADNHTYLKETTESLLSKVYQIPTEDGGLLQVSPISSAEYDKNNTTVTFSFDPKVKPHYLELKQNYTQFQLNIVIGLKSVYSQKLYEMAKSIANKGDPTVRYSIAEWRYLLFIEPEEYKFYADMRRYVFQIAQRELDEKTDIHIEFKEEKAGKRVNWLWMEVHKIENEEQRQAWIRQTKFNQLPKKVRESLLQSSGATEKSTLDDVAANVAARQKAIAEAEEMGLFDKKTDTPTPDDESNEE
- a CDS encoding ParB/RepB/Spo0J family partition protein, coding for MEKKTLLLINVLDIAPNPHNPRLVFNQDDLNDLKQSISKVGILVPITVYENTKNYPKEKYVLLDGERRWRCAKELGMNSIPANIIDEPEDVTQNILFMFNIHHFRTEWELFPTALKLEILINQLATESEKILSEFTGVNKSTIKKCKMLLWYPKKYRNILMEKTPVVSTYFFIELYPIVYRLSFEDEFLYGEKLESLIDSFINIFVKKDIIIDVKEFREIRKALAYYDNINDIKTFNNKLNEFIRNPINGVQIFILPEIENDINRKNILKYLAYLNENMKKVNPEIISDYYFKDQLEILLDNLKTLYDKID